The Faecalibacter bovis genome includes the window CATTTACGGTATTGGTAGAAGTACAGCTTCTAAAATTTTAGCTGAGAATAATATCTCAGAAGATACAAAAGTTAGCGAATGGACTGACGAGGAAATCAATGGTATCCGTACGTCAATCAACGACAACGTTAAAGTTGAAGGGGAATTACGTTCAGAAATCCAATTAAACATCAAACGTTTAATGGACATCGGATGTCAAAGAGGTATTCGTCACAGATTAGGTTTACCTTTACGTGGTCAAAGAACTAAAAACAACTCACGTACAAGAAAAGGTAAAAAGAAAACAGTTGCTAACAAGAAAAAAGCCACTAAATAATAAGTAGATCATGGCAAAAAATCAAAAAGTAGTTAAGAAAAGAAAAGTAGTTGTTGAAGCTACTGGACAAGCTCATATTCAAGCATCGTTCAACAATGTTATTGTTACATTAACTAACAAAAACGGTGAAGTAATCTCTTGGTCTTCTGCAGGTAAAATGGGATTCCGTGGTTCTAAAAAGAACACTCCATACGCTGCTCAAGTAGCTGCTCAAGATGCTGCAACAGTAGCATACGAAGCAGGTTTAAGAAGAGTTAAGGTATTTGTTAAAGGACCAGGTCAAGGTCGTGAGTCTGCT containing:
- the rpsK gene encoding 30S ribosomal protein S11 — encoded protein: MAKNQKVVKKRKVVVEATGQAHIQASFNNVIVTLTNKNGEVISWSSAGKMGFRGSKKNTPYAAQVAAQDAATVAYEAGLRRVKVFVKGPGQGRESAIRTIHNGGIEVSEIVDVTPLPHNGCRPPKKRRV
- the rpsM gene encoding 30S ribosomal protein S13, with amino-acid sequence MARISGVDLPKNKRGVIGLTYIYGIGRSTASKILAENNISEDTKVSEWTDEEINGIRTSINDNVKVEGELRSEIQLNIKRLMDIGCQRGIRHRLGLPLRGQRTKNNSRTRKGKKKTVANKKKATK